TCCCCCGCGACGCGCTCGGCCGGGCGCTCCCGGCGCCCCGTGTAGGGGCGCCCCCTACGGATGGCCGACGGCATCGGGAACGCTCCGCCCCGTCCGGTCGCCGCGCCCCGCTGGCGGCAGGACGAGGCCTCGCCCATGTTGGAGCCGTCACTCTCCGCCAACGCCATGACGCTCAACATGGGCCGTACCGACCGCCGGCTCCGCGCGGTCGCCGCCATCCTCCTCGTCGCGCTCGTCCTGTTCGTCACCGACGGCGCGCTCGACTGGGTCCTCGGGGCCGTCGCCGTCGTCCTCGGCGTGACCGCGGCCGTCGGGACGTGCCCGGCCTACCTCCCGTTCGGGATCTCGACGCGCGACCGGACGGTCGCCTAACCGACGACGGCCGGGGCCGCTCTGGAAGCGGCCCCGGTGCCCTCAACCGGCCGAGGCCCGGAGCACGTCGCGGACCGTGAGGATCCCGGC
This sequence is a window from Rubrivirga marina. Protein-coding genes within it:
- a CDS encoding YgaP family membrane protein, producing MADGIGNAPPRPVAAPRWRQDEASPMLEPSLSANAMTLNMGRTDRRLRAVAAILLVALVLFVTDGALDWVLGAVAVVLGVTAAVGTCPAYLPFGISTRDRTVA